In Sulfitobacter sp. W027, a single window of DNA contains:
- the rpsA gene encoding 30S ribosomal protein S1: MDEFEALLNESFEMDTPQEGTVVKGKVIAVEAGQAIIDVGYKMEGRVELKEFADPGESPKIEVGDEVEVFLRQVENARGEAVISREMARREEAWDRLEKAYAAEERVEGAIFGRVKGGFTVDLGGAVAFLPGSQVDVRPVRDAGPLMGLKQPFQILKMDRRRGNIVVSRRAILEESRAEQRAEVIGNLTEGQTVDGVVKNITEYGAFVDLGGVDGLLHVTDMAWRRVNHPSEILAIGETIKVQVIKINKETHRISLGMKQLQEDPWDLVGAKYPLESVHTGRVTNITDYGAFVELEPGVEGLVHVSEMSWTKKNVHPGKIVSTSQEVEVMVLEIDGAKRRVSLGLKQTMRNPWEVFAETHPEGTEVEGEVKNITEFGLFVGLPGDIDGMVHLSDLSWDQRGEEAIQDYRKGDVVQAVVSEVDVEKERISLSIKNVGGDKFAEAVGGVKRGSIVTVNVTSIEEGGIEVEYEGMKSFIRRSDLSRDRAEQRPERFSVGDKVDVRITNVDAKAHRLGVSIKAREIAEEKEAVQQYGSSDSGASLGDILGAALKGDDE; this comes from the coding sequence ATGGACGAATTCGAAGCGCTTCTGAACGAAAGCTTCGAAATGGACACGCCCCAAGAGGGCACAGTCGTCAAAGGCAAGGTGATCGCTGTCGAAGCGGGCCAAGCCATCATCGACGTCGGCTACAAAATGGAAGGCCGCGTTGAGCTCAAAGAATTTGCTGATCCCGGCGAATCCCCCAAAATCGAAGTTGGCGACGAAGTCGAAGTTTTCCTTCGCCAAGTCGAAAACGCGCGTGGCGAAGCTGTCATCAGCCGCGAAATGGCCCGCCGTGAGGAAGCCTGGGATCGTCTGGAAAAAGCCTATGCCGCAGAAGAGCGTGTCGAAGGCGCGATCTTTGGCCGTGTCAAAGGTGGCTTCACCGTCGACCTCGGCGGCGCAGTTGCGTTCCTGCCCGGCAGCCAAGTCGACGTCCGCCCCGTGCGCGACGCGGGCCCGCTCATGGGTCTCAAGCAGCCGTTCCAGATCCTCAAGATGGACCGCCGTCGTGGCAACATCGTGGTTTCGCGCCGTGCGATCCTCGAAGAGTCCCGCGCCGAACAGCGTGCCGAAGTCATTGGCAACCTGACCGAAGGTCAGACCGTCGATGGTGTGGTCAAGAACATCACCGAATACGGTGCGTTTGTTGACCTTGGCGGCGTTGACGGCCTCTTGCACGTCACCGACATGGCATGGCGTCGGGTCAACCACCCGTCCGAGATCTTGGCGATTGGCGAGACCATCAAGGTTCAGGTCATCAAGATCAACAAAGAGACCCACCGCATCAGCCTCGGCATGAAGCAGCTGCAGGAAGATCCGTGGGATCTGGTTGGCGCCAAGTACCCGCTCGAGTCGGTGCACACTGGCCGCGTGACCAACATCACCGACTACGGCGCGTTCGTCGAGCTGGAGCCGGGTGTCGAAGGTCTCGTTCACGTGTCCGAGATGTCTTGGACCAAAAAGAACGTGCACCCCGGCAAGATCGTGTCCACTTCGCAAGAAGTTGAAGTCATGGTGCTGGAAATCGACGGTGCCAAGCGCCGTGTTTCCCTTGGTCTCAAGCAGACCATGCGCAACCCATGGGAAGTGTTCGCTGAAACACACCCCGAGGGCACCGAAGTCGAGGGCGAAGTCAAGAACATCACCGAATTCGGTCTGTTCGTTGGCCTGCCGGGCGACATCGACGGCATGGTTCACCTCTCCGACCTCAGCTGGGACCAGCGCGGCGAAGAGGCGATCCAGGACTACCGCAAAGGTGACGTGGTTCAGGCCGTTGTCTCCGAAGTCGACGTTGAGAAAGAGCGTATCTCGCTCTCGATCAAGAACGTCGGCGGTGACAAGTTCGCTGAAGCGGTTGGCGGCGTGAAGCGCGGCTCGATCGTGACTGTGAACGTGACCTCCATCGAAGAAGGTGGCATCGAAGTCGAATACGAAGGCATGAAGAGCTTCATCCGTCGTTCCGACCTCAGCCGTGACCGTGCCGAACAGCGCCCTGAGCGTTTCTCGGTCGGTGACAAGGTCGACGTGCGCATCACCAATGTCGATGCCAAGGCACACCGTCTGGGCGTTTCGATCAAGGCGCGTGAGATCGCAGAAGAGAAAGAGGCGGTACAGCAGTACGGTTCCTCCGACTCCGGCGCGAGCTTGGGCGACATCCTTGGTGCGGCGCTGAAGGGCGACGACGAGTAA
- a CDS encoding response regulator → MSVARQETGASDAADGRAAPGTAVRILIVDDQRFDRMRIKRLCGGLDFPIRMFEAESLAALAQQLDEGAFDLILLDYNLPDGDGLRGLQMIRTHSQNGAVATVMVTGTDQTDVAIEALRGGCSDYIAKDELSQSTLRRSAFNALQKTALQLGITTQEQKRSEVQSVLRRFSEECAQEIKPMVGDLMRDLRALDRSNPALVAEELAKVDYTFLRLWEFVEDLASFQGSELAEGDLADLPKPTPGLGAGWGGSVG, encoded by the coding sequence ATGAGCGTGGCAAGGCAAGAGACCGGCGCGAGCGATGCGGCAGACGGCAGGGCTGCGCCGGGCACTGCGGTGCGTATCCTGATCGTGGACGATCAGCGTTTTGACCGGATGCGGATCAAACGGCTTTGCGGTGGGCTCGACTTTCCCATCCGGATGTTTGAGGCAGAGAGCCTCGCCGCGCTCGCTCAGCAGTTGGATGAGGGGGCATTTGACCTGATCCTGTTGGATTACAACCTTCCCGATGGGGACGGGCTGCGTGGGCTGCAGATGATCCGGACCCATTCGCAGAACGGCGCCGTGGCAACCGTGATGGTCACCGGGACGGATCAAACCGATGTAGCAATCGAAGCGCTGCGAGGCGGGTGTAGTGATTACATCGCCAAGGATGAGCTTTCGCAAAGCACTTTGCGGCGCTCGGCCTTTAACGCCTTGCAAAAGACGGCGCTGCAACTTGGCATTACCACGCAGGAGCAGAAACGCTCTGAGGTTCAAAGTGTCCTGCGGCGGTTTTCCGAGGAATGCGCGCAGGAGATCAAGCCTATGGTTGGTGACTTAATGCGGGACTTACGCGCACTCGATCGGTCGAACCCGGCACTGGTGGCGGAAGAACTGGCCAAGGTCGACTATACTTTCTTGCGCCTGTGGGAGTTTGTCGAGGATCTGGCCAGCTTCCAAGGCAGCGAACTTGCCGAAGGCGATCTCGCTGATTTGCCCAAGCCGACACCGGGTCTGGGTGCCGGATGGGGCGGGTCGGTCGGCTGA
- the trmB gene encoding tRNA (guanosine(46)-N7)-methyltransferase TrmB, whose product MSETERPRRNFYGRLKGKSLKKSQKTYIDEDLDALSPGAVDWESNPDRTPLDLETLFGGRKVWLEIGFGGGEHLVHQAGQNPDVGIIGCEPYINGVAMLLGKIRRAGVDNLAIHPGDVRDMFDVLPEASIDRAFLLYPDPWPKTRHHRRRFVTPEHLEPLARVLKPGAIFRVATDIEDYVRQTLEQVPQHGFDWLAEGPDDWRAPWDDWISTRYEQKALREGRTPHYLTFRKR is encoded by the coding sequence ATGAGTGAAACAGAACGCCCCCGCCGCAACTTCTATGGCCGCCTCAAAGGCAAATCCCTCAAGAAGTCGCAAAAGACCTATATCGACGAAGACCTCGACGCGCTGTCGCCGGGGGCCGTTGATTGGGAGAGCAATCCCGACCGTACACCGCTGGACCTCGAAACGCTGTTTGGCGGGCGTAAGGTCTGGCTCGAAATCGGCTTTGGCGGTGGTGAGCATTTGGTGCATCAGGCGGGGCAGAACCCCGACGTGGGCATCATCGGCTGCGAGCCCTACATCAACGGCGTCGCCATGTTGCTGGGGAAAATCCGGCGGGCGGGCGTGGATAACCTCGCGATCCACCCCGGTGACGTGCGCGATATGTTCGATGTGCTGCCCGAAGCCTCCATCGACCGGGCGTTCCTGCTCTACCCCGACCCTTGGCCAAAAACCCGCCACCACCGCCGCCGCTTTGTCACGCCCGAGCATCTGGAGCCACTGGCCCGCGTGTTGAAACCCGGCGCGATCTTCCGCGTGGCGACCGATATCGAAGACTACGTCCGCCAGACCCTCGAACAGGTGCCACAACACGGGTTTGACTGGCTGGCCGAAGGGCCGGACGACTGGCGCGCGCCGTGGGACGATTGGATTTCGACCCGCTATGAGCAGAAAGCACTGCGCGAGGGGCGCACCCCGCATTACCTGACCTTCCGCAAACGCTGA
- the aroA gene encoding 3-phosphoshikimate 1-carboxyvinyltransferase: protein MSSHGSPIPMLSRACGPLSGTAEVPGDKSISHRSLILGAMAVGETTITGLLEGQDVLDTAKAMRAFGAEVIDHGGGSYSVHGVGVGGFAEPDNVIDCGNSGTGVRLLMGAMATSPISVTFTGDASLNSRPMARVTDPLALFGTQSVGRAGGRLPMTLVGAAEPVPVRYTVPVPSAQVKSAVLLAGLNAPGKTVVIEAEATRDHTERMLAGFGAEITVEETDEGRVITLTGQPELKPQHIDVPRDPSSAAFPVCAALIVPGSDVLVPGIGLNPTRAGLFTTLREMGADLTYENERTEGGEPVADLRAKFSPNLYGIEVPPARAASMIDEYPVLSVVAACATGDTLMRGVKELRVKESDRIEAMASGLRANGVEVEDGPDWWIVKGLGHGNIPGGATCQSHLDHRIAMSFLILGMVAQQPVKVDDGGPIATSFPIFEPLMASLGAQVERLPA from the coding sequence ATGTCCAGTCACGGCAGCCCCATTCCCATGTTATCGCGCGCCTGCGGGCCGCTTAGCGGCACCGCCGAGGTGCCCGGCGACAAGTCGATCTCACACCGCAGCCTGATCCTTGGCGCCATGGCCGTGGGCGAGACCACGATCACCGGGCTTTTGGAAGGGCAAGACGTGCTCGACACCGCCAAGGCGATGCGGGCTTTCGGGGCCGAGGTGATTGACCACGGCGGCGGCTCTTATTCCGTGCACGGCGTTGGCGTCGGCGGCTTTGCTGAGCCGGATAATGTGATCGATTGCGGCAATTCCGGTACCGGCGTGCGCCTGCTGATGGGGGCCATGGCCACCTCTCCGATCTCGGTCACCTTCACCGGCGACGCCAGCCTCAACAGCCGCCCGATGGCGCGGGTAACCGACCCGTTGGCGTTATTTGGCACGCAATCTGTAGGCCGCGCCGGGGGCCGCTTGCCGATGACCCTTGTGGGCGCGGCTGAGCCTGTGCCGGTGCGCTATACTGTCCCGGTCCCTTCCGCACAGGTTAAATCCGCCGTGCTACTAGCCGGGCTGAATGCCCCCGGCAAAACCGTGGTGATCGAGGCCGAAGCCACCCGCGATCATACCGAGCGGATGCTGGCAGGCTTCGGTGCCGAGATCACGGTCGAAGAAACGGACGAAGGCCGCGTCATCACCCTGACCGGCCAGCCCGAGTTGAAACCGCAACATATCGACGTGCCGCGCGACCCCTCCTCTGCCGCCTTCCCCGTTTGCGCGGCGCTGATCGTCCCCGGATCGGACGTACTTGTCCCCGGCATCGGGCTGAACCCCACGCGGGCGGGGCTGTTCACAACCCTGCGCGAGATGGGCGCGGATCTGACCTACGAAAACGAGCGGACCGAGGGCGGCGAGCCTGTGGCTGACCTGCGCGCGAAATTCTCCCCCAATCTTTATGGCATCGAAGTTCCGCCCGCGCGCGCGGCAAGCATGATCGACGAATACCCCGTGCTCTCGGTCGTGGCGGCCTGTGCGACGGGCGACACCTTGATGCGCGGCGTCAAGGAATTGCGGGTCAAGGAAAGCGACCGGATCGAGGCCATGGCCAGCGGGCTGCGCGCCAATGGGGTCGAGGTCGAAGACGGGCCGGATTGGTGGATCGTCAAAGGGTTGGGCCACGGCAATATCCCCGGGGGTGCGACCTGCCAAAGCCATCTCGACCACCGCATCGCCATGTCGTTCTTGATCCTCGGCATGGTCGCGCAACAGCCGGTGAAGGTGGATGACGGCGGCCCCATCGCCACGTCTTTCCCGATTTTCGAGCCTCTAATGGCGTCTTTGGGGGCACAGGTCGAACGGCTGCCTGCGTGA
- a CDS encoding d(CMP) kinase, whose amino-acid sequence MTKSTNGGMTVAIDGPAAAGKGTVAKAVAAHFGFAHLDTGLLYRAVAAKTLTGMDPEKAAQTLAPVDLEDPSLRNPDVAQEASKVAVIPAVRAALVRFQRSFAARAGGAVLDGRDIGTVICPDAPVKLFITASPEVRAERRFAELSSKGIEISYETVLEDVKQRDLRDMSRDQAPLKPAADAKQIDTTEMAIEDAVAAAVALVEAKLADRG is encoded by the coding sequence ATGACGAAGAGTACAAATGGCGGCATGACCGTGGCCATCGACGGCCCTGCGGCAGCGGGCAAAGGCACGGTCGCCAAGGCCGTCGCAGCGCATTTCGGATTTGCGCATCTCGACACCGGGCTTTTGTACCGCGCGGTGGCTGCGAAAACCCTCACGGGGATGGACCCCGAAAAGGCCGCACAGACGCTCGCCCCTGTCGATCTCGAAGACCCCAGCCTGCGCAATCCGGACGTGGCGCAGGAAGCCAGCAAAGTGGCCGTGATCCCAGCGGTGCGCGCCGCCCTCGTGCGGTTCCAACGCAGCTTTGCCGCCCGCGCGGGCGGTGCGGTGCTGGACGGTCGCGACATCGGCACAGTGATCTGCCCCGATGCGCCGGTGAAACTTTTCATCACCGCTAGCCCCGAAGTGCGCGCAGAGCGCCGCTTTGCCGAGCTTTCGAGCAAGGGAATTGAGATCTCTTATGAAACCGTCTTGGAAGACGTCAAACAGCGCGACCTGCGCGACATGAGCCGCGACCAAGCACCACTGAAACCCGCAGCGGATGCCAAGCAGATCGACACGACTGAAATGGCGATTGAAGATGCGGTAGCCGCTGCAGTGGCTTTGGTCGAGGCCAAGTTGGCCGACCGGGGGTAA
- a CDS encoding LysE family translocator, whose protein sequence is MDFQIWLAFVAASIALLLIPGPTVLLVLSYAICQGKRVAIATVGGVALGDFIAMSASLAGLGALVLASATLFTVLKWVGALYLIYLGIKLFRGASTASLGDLEESSETSALSVFGHVTAVTALNPKSIVFFIAFVPQFVAVDSPLLPQFAILVVTFVGLAAINALAYALLADKLRAKIARPSVLAWFSRLGGTALIAMGVATAAFKRV, encoded by the coding sequence ATGGATTTTCAGATTTGGTTGGCGTTCGTTGCGGCCTCGATCGCTCTTTTGCTCATTCCCGGGCCGACAGTATTGCTCGTTCTCAGCTATGCTATCTGCCAGGGGAAACGGGTCGCTATTGCGACGGTAGGCGGCGTGGCGCTTGGCGACTTCATTGCAATGTCAGCTTCGCTCGCTGGTCTGGGAGCTTTGGTTCTGGCGTCCGCCACACTCTTTACCGTTCTGAAATGGGTCGGGGCCTTATATCTCATTTATTTGGGCATTAAGCTCTTTCGAGGCGCATCTACCGCCTCCCTCGGCGATCTGGAAGAGTCATCTGAAACCAGCGCATTGAGCGTCTTTGGACATGTCACAGCTGTAACCGCCCTTAATCCAAAATCCATTGTTTTTTTCATCGCGTTCGTCCCACAATTCGTTGCCGTGGACAGCCCGCTCTTGCCTCAGTTTGCCATACTCGTCGTTACCTTCGTCGGTCTCGCTGCAATTAATGCACTTGCCTATGCGCTGCTAGCGGACAAGCTGCGGGCCAAAATCGCACGACCATCGGTGTTGGCTTGGTTTTCCCGTCTCGGCGGCACTGCCCTTATTGCAATGGGTGTCGCGACGGCTGCATTCAAACGAGTGTAA
- the metK gene encoding methionine adenosyltransferase: protein MSRQNYTFTSESVSEGHPDKVCDRISDAILDAFISEEPEARVAAETFATTNRVVIGGEVGLANKTKLDEYLSKVEDIARACIKDIGYEQEEFHHATCEITNLLHPQSAHIAQGVDAADGKEEGAGDQGIMFGFATDETPELMPAPIHYAHAVLRRLAEVRKNGTEPTLRPDAKSQLSVRYENGKPVGVSSIVLSTQHESERQTSADIRDIVEPYIREVLPEGWIDDETVWHVNPTGVFVIGGPDGDAGLTGRKIIVDTYGGAAPHGGGAFSGKDPTKVDRSAAYVARYLAKNVVAAGMAQKCTIQLSYAIGVSEPLSIYCDTHGTGDVHDAAIEKAIRQIIDLTPRGIREHLQLNKPIYQRTAAYGHFGRAPDADGGFSWERRDLVDQLKAAV from the coding sequence ATGTCCCGTCAGAACTATACTTTCACTTCGGAATCCGTTTCCGAGGGGCACCCGGATAAGGTCTGCGACCGGATTTCCGACGCCATCCTCGACGCTTTCATCAGCGAGGAACCCGAAGCACGGGTCGCCGCCGAGACCTTTGCCACCACCAACCGCGTCGTGATCGGCGGGGAGGTCGGCCTGGCCAACAAGACCAAGCTTGACGAGTATCTTAGCAAGGTCGAAGACATCGCCCGCGCCTGCATCAAAGACATCGGTTATGAGCAGGAAGAGTTCCACCACGCGACGTGTGAGATCACCAATCTGCTGCACCCGCAGTCGGCGCATATCGCCCAAGGTGTCGACGCGGCTGACGGCAAGGAAGAGGGCGCAGGCGACCAAGGGATCATGTTTGGTTTTGCTACCGACGAGACGCCTGAGCTGATGCCCGCACCGATCCACTACGCCCACGCGGTGCTGCGCCGTCTCGCCGAGGTCCGCAAGAATGGCACCGAGCCGACCCTGCGGCCCGACGCCAAGAGCCAGCTGTCGGTACGCTATGAGAATGGCAAACCCGTAGGGGTCAGTTCCATCGTGCTGTCGACCCAGCACGAAAGCGAGCGCCAGACCAGCGCCGACATCCGCGACATCGTCGAGCCCTACATCCGCGAAGTCCTACCTGAAGGGTGGATCGACGATGAGACCGTTTGGCACGTGAACCCCACCGGGGTTTTCGTCATCGGCGGGCCGGATGGCGACGCGGGCCTTACGGGCCGCAAGATCATCGTAGACACCTATGGCGGCGCGGCCCCGCACGGCGGCGGTGCGTTTTCGGGCAAAGACCCGACAAAAGTGGACCGCTCAGCGGCTTATGTGGCGCGCTATCTGGCAAAGAACGTCGTGGCGGCGGGGATGGCGCAAAAATGCACCATCCAGCTTAGCTATGCGATTGGCGTGAGCGAGCCTCTGTCGATCTATTGCGACACCCACGGCACCGGTGATGTGCATGACGCGGCGATTGAAAAGGCGATCCGCCAGATTATCGATCTGACCCCGCGCGGCATCCGTGAGCATCTGCAACTGAACAAACCGATCTACCAGCGCACCGCGGCCTATGGCCACTTTGGCCGGGCGCCGGATGCGGATGGCGGTTTTAGCTGGGAGCGCCGTGATCTGGTCGATCAGCTGAAGGCGGCAGTGTAG